The Faecalibacter sp. LW9 genome has a segment encoding these proteins:
- a CDS encoding OmpP1/FadL family transporter: MKKIFLTLTLAALSSTAFAGGYRVALQGVRQAALGGTAVTHTKDASVAFYNPAGLAFIDSKLSIAAGVFGVKSEVKWQDPLTLHKATTDNKLSTPLYFAVSYKPTENLAIGVSVATPFGSSLTWPSDWENRANITEIELMAINVQPTISYKFADWFSLGAGFIYTHGSATLNKVQTVAGNDVNLKLEDKDAHGLGFNIGAMFKPGDKFSLGLAYRSNVDAKANYGKVTWSNVPAGLATNPSFQTTEWNTVLPLPSEFTAGVAYKFTPKFEMFADIAWQNWTRYDALTINLYNPETGFATQSSSTKNWKDNTVYRVGAEYTFTDMIQGRLGYTYDKSPVPGQYWSSETPSTNLHTFGGGVGILFKSGFNLDLFAGYVKGEERSVYNVADNFQGDVKMQAFNFGLGLSYNLK; encoded by the coding sequence ATGAAGAAAATTTTCTTAACATTAACCTTGGCTGCATTGTCTTCTACTGCATTTGCTGGTGGATATCGTGTGGCTTTACAAGGTGTACGACAAGCTGCATTGGGTGGAACAGCAGTGACACATACAAAAGATGCAAGTGTAGCTTTCTATAACCCAGCTGGTTTAGCATTTATAGATTCGAAATTAAGTATTGCTGCTGGTGTTTTTGGAGTGAAATCGGAGGTCAAATGGCAAGATCCTTTAACTTTACATAAAGCAACTACAGATAATAAATTATCGACACCTTTATATTTTGCAGTAAGTTATAAACCAACGGAAAATTTAGCCATTGGTGTTAGTGTTGCTACACCATTCGGAAGTTCTTTAACGTGGCCAAGTGATTGGGAAAATAGAGCGAATATTACAGAAATTGAATTAATGGCGATTAATGTTCAGCCAACGATTTCATATAAGTTCGCCGATTGGTTCTCTTTAGGAGCAGGATTTATCTATACACATGGTTCAGCAACTTTAAACAAAGTACAAACTGTTGCAGGAAATGATGTGAATTTAAAATTAGAGGATAAAGATGCACACGGTTTAGGATTCAATATTGGTGCAATGTTTAAACCAGGGGATAAATTCTCATTAGGTTTAGCATACCGTTCAAATGTAGATGCAAAAGCGAATTACGGAAAAGTAACTTGGTCGAATGTACCAGCAGGTTTAGCGACAAACCCTAGTTTCCAAACAACAGAATGGAACACCGTTTTACCATTACCATCAGAATTTACGGCTGGGGTTGCTTACAAATTCACACCAAAATTCGAAATGTTTGCGGATATCGCATGGCAAAACTGGACTCGTTACGATGCGTTAACGATCAACTTATATAACCCAGAAACAGGGTTTGCGACACAATCTTCTTCAACAAAAAATTGGAAAGATAATACAGTTTATCGTGTAGGAGCTGAATATACATTCACAGACATGATTCAAGGTCGTTTAGGTTATACATATGATAAATCACCTGTACCAGGTCAATACTGGTCATCTGAAACGCCAAGTACAAACTTACATACATTTGGTGGAGGTGTAGGAATCTTATTCAAAAGCGGATTTAATTTAGACTTATTCGCTGGATATGTGAAAGGAGAAGAGCGTTCAGTTTACAATGTAGCAGATAACTTCCAAGGAGATGTTAAAATGCAGGCATTTAACTTTGGTTTAGGATTATCATACAACTTAAAATAA
- a CDS encoding NAD(P)/FAD-dependent oxidoreductase translates to MEKIAIIGGGAAGYFLAANLGKELGKHTVIFEQAQSPLQKVRISGGGRCNVTHACFDPLDLVEFYPRGKKELLSVFYQFQPGDTMAWFDERGVALKIEEDNRIFPVSNSSMSIIECLMKEVDKNNVRVQFSDGVKSIKKIEGGVELETNSGFHQFEQVIVTTGSTPKFWKNLKTLGHKIVEPVPSLFTFNCKDPRIDGLMGISFEQAEVKIKSEKLDAEVPILITHWGFSGPAILRLSAWGALALHQLKYQFDVEINFVQQSKEEVIELLMNKKSKDAKKSIFKYNPFDFPKRFWHSILNYCKINEHLVFADLSKKHIEAIATELTEAIYKVNGKSIFKDEFVTAGGVDLKEVNFQTMESKVVPHLYFAGEVLNIDAITGGFNFQACWSEAYIISNKLKEIY, encoded by the coding sequence GTGGAAAAAATAGCAATAATTGGTGGCGGAGCAGCAGGATATTTTCTGGCCGCAAATCTTGGAAAAGAATTAGGGAAGCATACCGTAATTTTTGAACAAGCTCAATCACCATTACAAAAAGTACGTATATCTGGAGGTGGACGATGCAATGTAACCCATGCATGTTTTGATCCTTTGGATTTGGTTGAATTTTACCCTCGAGGAAAAAAAGAACTTCTAAGTGTTTTCTATCAATTTCAACCAGGAGATACCATGGCTTGGTTTGATGAGCGTGGTGTAGCATTGAAAATTGAAGAGGATAACCGAATTTTTCCTGTATCTAATAGTTCGATGTCGATCATTGAATGCTTGATGAAAGAAGTCGATAAAAATAACGTACGCGTTCAATTTTCGGATGGTGTAAAATCCATTAAGAAAATTGAAGGAGGGGTCGAATTAGAAACAAATTCAGGATTTCACCAATTCGAACAGGTTATTGTAACGACGGGAAGTACACCTAAATTTTGGAAAAACTTAAAAACTTTAGGGCATAAAATCGTTGAACCTGTTCCATCATTATTTACATTTAATTGTAAAGATCCACGAATTGATGGGTTAATGGGAATTTCCTTTGAACAAGCAGAAGTAAAAATTAAATCAGAAAAATTAGATGCTGAAGTGCCTATATTAATTACGCATTGGGGATTTAGTGGACCTGCTATTTTAAGACTTTCGGCTTGGGGAGCATTAGCATTACACCAACTAAAATATCAATTTGATGTTGAAATTAACTTCGTTCAACAATCCAAAGAAGAAGTTATAGAACTTCTAATGAATAAAAAATCAAAAGACGCTAAAAAGTCGATCTTCAAATATAATCCATTTGACTTTCCGAAACGATTCTGGCACAGTATCCTTAACTATTGTAAAATCAACGAACATCTTGTTTTTGCCGATTTATCAAAAAAACACATCGAGGCGATTGCAACTGAATTAACAGAGGCAATTTATAAGGTGAACGGTAAAAGTATTTTTAAAGATGAATTTGTAACAGCGGGTGGTGTAGACTTGAAAGAAGTGAATTTCCAAACAATGGAATCTAAAGTTGTGCCTCATTTGTATTTTGCAGGTGAAGTATTAAATATTGATGCCATTACGGGTGGATTTAACTTCCAAGCATGCTGGTCAGAAGCCTATATTATTTCTAATAAATTGAAAGAGATTTATTAA
- a CDS encoding DUF6646 family protein, producing the protein MKKLIFTALLSIISISFANAQAYSGEGDQKISIGLVPWGYGSGITGMYDYGLSDLISVGGGAEIYFGGKDNDDNFYIFGRANFHLGELLNMPSNMDLYPGLDVGINHGLGLGAHLGFRYLFSDSIGAYIEAGSRGSLGIVINL; encoded by the coding sequence ATGAAAAAATTAATATTTACAGCATTACTTAGCATTATTTCAATCAGTTTTGCAAATGCACAAGCTTACAGTGGTGAAGGAGATCAAAAAATCTCAATAGGTTTAGTCCCTTGGGGATATGGAAGTGGTATTACAGGAATGTACGATTACGGATTATCTGATTTAATCTCTGTAGGAGGTGGAGCTGAAATATATTTTGGTGGAAAAGACAACGATGACAACTTCTATATTTTTGGTCGTGCGAACTTCCACTTAGGGGAATTATTAAACATGCCTTCTAACATGGATTTATACCCAGGACTTGATGTCGGAATCAATCATGGATTAGGTTTAGGTGCTCATTTAGGATTCCGATATTTATTCTCAGATTCTATTGGAGCTTATATTGAAGCCGGTTCAAGAGGTTCTTTAGGAATTGTTATTAATTTATAA
- a CDS encoding universal stress protein translates to MSKDGKYNQKALDQWKEEFKDEPIEFIIDVNPEPADAVLKFIEERKIDVLTVVSRNKGFFDKLFSPGFTKKIASKNKVPLFVFHEKKP, encoded by the coding sequence GTGTCTAAAGATGGGAAATACAATCAGAAAGCCTTGGATCAATGGAAAGAGGAGTTTAAAGATGAACCTATCGAGTTTATCATAGATGTTAATCCCGAGCCTGCGGATGCTGTTTTAAAATTTATTGAAGAACGAAAAATTGATGTATTAACGGTCGTTAGCCGTAATAAAGGATTTTTTGATAAATTATTTTCTCCAGGATTTACGAAGAAAATCGCTTCTAAAAATAAAGTTCCATTGTTTGTGTTTCATGAAAAGAAGCCATAA
- a CDS encoding universal stress protein, whose amino-acid sequence MRKILFPTDFSETANNAFLYALSLAESQDAMVYVLHVYELPIINGGLSAGLIQNVYDTVKLGQFENFKDNIPQLRKIADEHGLGHIPMKFILEEGNLLYILRETISEENIDFVVMGTKGNTGFEKMIFGSNTINAMTSLKVPILSVPNHIEFKGIKNLGFTTVFNEKDKDALYYLCEIAMRHKNTMSTCV is encoded by the coding sequence ATGAGAAAAATATTATTTCCAACCGATTTTTCAGAAACTGCCAATAACGCTTTTTTATACGCTTTGAGTTTAGCCGAAAGTCAAGATGCGATGGTGTATGTCTTGCATGTGTATGAATTGCCTATTATTAACGGTGGATTAAGTGCAGGTTTGATTCAAAATGTATATGACACAGTAAAATTAGGGCAGTTTGAAAATTTTAAAGATAATATTCCTCAACTACGTAAAATTGCGGATGAACATGGTTTAGGGCATATTCCCATGAAATTTATATTGGAAGAGGGAAATCTGCTGTATATCTTGAGGGAAACTATTTCCGAAGAAAATATTGATTTTGTAGTGATGGGAACAAAAGGGAATACTGGTTTCGAGAAAATGATTTTTGGTTCCAATACCATTAATGCAATGACCTCCTTAAAAGTTCCTATTTTAAGTGTGCCGAATCATATCGAATTTAAGGGAATAAAAAACTTAGGATTTACAACTGTATTTAATGAAAAGGATAAAGATGCATTATATTATTTATGCGAAATCGCGATGCGACATAAAAATACAATGTCTACATGTGTCTAA
- a CDS encoding acyl-CoA thioesterase — MQKIYTQKTIVRWSDLDANRHLANASYMNFTSYARIAFLRDYGITMNDLAQYGIGPAVLHEDFSFFREAHEGEEIYITIEVGGMSEDGMIFEFNQNLYRADGTHLCSSDLIGVWFSMKERKMTIPPVEMTEKIKKSFEGRDVKVLTKMDLMRLPKRATNVDPSIFNIS, encoded by the coding sequence ATGCAGAAAATTTATACTCAAAAAACCATCGTACGTTGGTCTGATTTGGATGCCAACAGACACTTAGCGAATGCTTCTTATATGAATTTCACCAGTTATGCACGTATCGCTTTTTTACGCGATTATGGCATTACAATGAATGATTTAGCACAGTACGGAATTGGTCCTGCTGTATTGCATGAAGATTTCTCATTCTTTCGTGAAGCCCACGAAGGAGAGGAAATTTATATTACCATAGAAGTTGGAGGTATGTCGGAAGATGGAATGATTTTCGAATTTAATCAAAACCTTTACCGCGCAGATGGAACCCATTTATGTTCATCCGATTTAATTGGTGTTTGGTTCTCGATGAAGGAACGAAAAATGACCATTCCACCCGTAGAAATGACGGAAAAAATTAAAAAATCTTTCGAAGGAAGAGACGTTAAAGTATTAACGAAAATGGATTTGATGCGTTTACCTAAACGTGCGACCAATGTAGATCCTTCGATATTTAATATATCATAA
- the thiL gene encoding thiamine-phosphate kinase yields the protein MLEDKNIQKTSLAEIGEFGLIEQIKEGFPIKLKSSIKGIGDDAAVLDYGNEKIVVSTDMLVEGVSFKWSYMPLRHLGYKAVVTGVSDILAMNAKPKQILVSMALSNRFTLEAVDEIYNGMKYACDKYEIDIVGGDTTSSVSGLIINMTAIGSAKEEKLTYRKGVQENDLLVLSGDLGGAFLGLQVLEREAQVTKVNPNNQPDLEPYAYLVERQLKPEARLDIVKLLAEMDIVPTAMIDISDGLSSEVIHLSKENNIGFNVYEEKIPLDPSVIRTAEEFQINPITCALSGGEDFELLFTIKQSDFDKIKGNPYLTVIGYATAAGAENYLITKGSEQMIPLTAQGWGTAEEEKED from the coding sequence ATGTTAGAAGATAAAAATATTCAAAAAACGAGTTTAGCTGAGATTGGAGAATTTGGTTTAATTGAACAAATTAAAGAAGGTTTTCCAATCAAATTAAAATCATCTATAAAGGGAATTGGCGATGATGCAGCAGTTTTAGACTATGGGAACGAAAAGATTGTAGTTTCTACAGACATGTTGGTTGAAGGCGTAAGTTTCAAATGGTCTTATATGCCACTACGTCACTTAGGATACAAAGCAGTCGTTACTGGAGTAAGTGATATCTTAGCCATGAACGCAAAACCGAAACAAATCTTGGTTTCTATGGCTTTATCGAATCGTTTTACGTTAGAAGCTGTCGACGAAATTTATAACGGAATGAAATATGCTTGTGATAAATACGAAATTGATATTGTTGGTGGAGATACGACTTCTTCTGTTAGTGGTTTGATCATCAATATGACAGCTATTGGATCCGCAAAAGAAGAAAAGTTAACGTATCGTAAAGGGGTTCAAGAAAATGATTTATTGGTCCTTTCAGGAGATTTAGGAGGAGCATTCTTAGGCTTACAAGTCTTAGAACGTGAAGCACAGGTAACTAAAGTTAATCCTAACAATCAACCCGACTTAGAGCCTTATGCTTATTTGGTTGAACGTCAATTAAAACCAGAAGCACGATTAGATATTGTAAAATTACTAGCAGAAATGGATATTGTTCCTACCGCTATGATTGATATTTCGGATGGTTTATCTTCAGAGGTAATCCACCTATCGAAAGAGAACAACATTGGATTTAATGTTTATGAAGAGAAGATTCCTTTAGACCCTTCTGTTATTCGTACAGCGGAAGAATTCCAAATTAATCCAATAACATGTGCCTTAAGTGGTGGTGAAGATTTTGAGTTATTATTTACAATCAAACAATCGGACTTTGATAAAATTAAAGGAAATCCTTACCTCACAGTAATTGGATATGCTACCGCAGCTGGAGCAGAAAATTATTTAATTACGAAAGGAAGTGAACAGATGATTCCTTTAACAGCCCAAGGTTGGGGAACTGCCGAAGAGGAGAAAGAAGATTAG
- the rpmA gene encoding 50S ribosomal protein L27, whose product MAHKKGVGSSKNGRESESKRLGVKIFGGQAAIAGNIIVRQRGTQHHPGNNVGIGKDHTLFALVDGKVVFTKKRNNRSYVSVEPLS is encoded by the coding sequence ATGGCACATAAGAAAGGGGTCGGAAGTTCGAAGAATGGTCGTGAATCAGAATCGAAACGTTTAGGAGTTAAAATTTTTGGTGGACAAGCAGCTATCGCTGGTAACATTATTGTTCGTCAAAGAGGTACTCAACACCATCCAGGTAATAATGTAGGTATCGGTAAAGATCACACATTATTCGCTTTAGTAGACGGAAAAGTTGTTTTCACTAAAAAACGTAACAACAGATCTTACGTTTCAGTTGAACCATTATCTTAA
- the rplU gene encoding 50S ribosomal protein L21 codes for MYAIVEIAGLQYKVEKDQQLFVNRLAGEAGEEVKFDRVLLTDNGSVTVGAPVIDGVTVVAKIVEHVKGDKVIVFKKKRRKGYQKSNGHRQQFTKIEVVSIG; via the coding sequence ATGTACGCAATTGTAGAGATAGCAGGGCTTCAATACAAAGTTGAAAAAGACCAACAATTGTTCGTGAACCGTTTAGCTGGTGAGGCAGGGGAAGAAGTAAAATTCGACCGTGTTTTATTAACTGACAACGGATCAGTAACAGTTGGCGCCCCAGTTATAGATGGAGTTACAGTAGTAGCTAAAATCGTTGAACACGTTAAAGGTGATAAAGTAATCGTTTTCAAAAAGAAAAGAAGAAAAGGTTACCAAAAATCTAACGGACACCGTCAACAATTCACTAAAATTGAAGTTGTTTCAATCGGATAA
- a CDS encoding FeoA family protein yields MSKTLKDLKVGDLATISGFASEEIPAKFYEMGFVPGTELQIKRKAPFGGPICISIMSNKSLLALRKAEASQILIEQK; encoded by the coding sequence ATGAGTAAAACATTAAAAGACTTAAAAGTTGGAGATTTAGCAACCATTAGTGGTTTTGCATCGGAAGAAATTCCTGCTAAATTTTATGAAATGGGCTTTGTCCCTGGAACTGAGTTACAAATCAAACGAAAAGCTCCTTTTGGAGGCCCTATTTGTATCAGTATAATGAGTAATAAGTCGCTATTAGCTTTACGCAAAGCTGAGGCAAGTCAAATCTTAATAGAACAAAAATAA
- the feoB gene encoding ferrous iron transport protein B encodes MNGKIITLVGNPNVGKTSLFNKITGLRQKVGNYPGVTVEKREGSVTKNGTLYHIIDLPGTYSIYPNSLDEEIVFNTLGNKKNKDYPELAVVVAEPSNLKRSILLYYQVKDLGVPAIFVINMKDEIEAKGLTIDLEKLETLLDTKVILTNARTSEGLEELIQQFESQPTSKSLSFQAGQLYEKATEEVKSTFNLPSDYLAYLYLSQKEITFLSAEDKEKLAAIKKKHAIIGRRLQVKETIDRNHQLDQDLKPILQYNLANKTTFTEKVDHVLMHPFFGYVIFFAILLLIFQAVYTWSGPLMDFIDGLFGSLQEFTSATLPEGPLANILTEAIIPGIGGIVIFVPQIAILFLFISLMEETGYMSRVVYLMDRWLKPFGLSGKSVVPLISGVACAVPAVMSARNIENAKERMLTILVTPFMTCAARLPIYIVIIALVIPDKEWYGFNLQGLALFLMYVLGVLGALGSAIILNLIIKAKHKSLLILELPTYKLPDWKNVGLNVWEKTLGFLWGAGKIIFSISIILWVLGNFGPGEQFDKAEEIVTAHHPRMNEEDLQNEIASYQLEHSYLGKIGSVIEPVVAPLGYDWKMGIGLISSFAAREVFVGTMSTVYSLGEVDIEEDAQKGKLLDRMRAEINRNTGEVAYTFASGISLLLFYAFAMQCMSTIAIVKRETDSWKWTLIQTGFMTGFAYFVAFIAYQFLK; translated from the coding sequence ATGAATGGTAAAATTATAACACTTGTTGGAAATCCAAACGTAGGAAAAACTTCCTTGTTCAATAAAATCACTGGATTACGCCAAAAAGTGGGAAATTATCCTGGGGTAACGGTTGAAAAAAGGGAAGGTTCAGTTACGAAGAATGGTACTTTGTATCATATCATCGACTTACCTGGAACCTATTCCATTTATCCTAATTCGTTAGATGAAGAAATTGTATTCAATACTTTAGGAAATAAAAAGAATAAAGATTACCCTGAATTAGCGGTTGTTGTTGCAGAACCAAGTAACTTAAAACGATCGATTCTCTTATATTATCAGGTAAAAGATTTAGGTGTTCCTGCCATTTTTGTCATTAACATGAAAGATGAGATCGAGGCAAAAGGTTTAACTATTGATCTTGAAAAACTGGAAACGTTATTAGATACGAAAGTGATCTTAACCAACGCGCGAACAAGTGAAGGTTTAGAGGAATTGATTCAACAATTCGAAAGTCAACCCACATCCAAATCTTTATCTTTCCAAGCCGGACAATTGTATGAAAAAGCAACAGAAGAAGTTAAATCTACATTTAACCTTCCTTCTGATTATTTGGCTTATTTGTATCTGAGTCAAAAAGAAATTACATTTCTTTCAGCAGAAGACAAAGAAAAATTGGCAGCCATTAAGAAGAAACATGCGATAATTGGACGCCGATTACAAGTGAAAGAAACCATTGATCGTAATCACCAATTGGATCAAGATTTAAAGCCGATTTTACAATATAATTTAGCGAATAAAACTACGTTTACCGAAAAAGTCGATCATGTTTTAATGCATCCTTTCTTTGGTTATGTTATTTTCTTCGCAATCTTACTTTTAATATTCCAAGCCGTGTATACATGGTCTGGACCTTTGATGGATTTTATTGATGGACTCTTTGGGTCTTTACAAGAATTCACTTCGGCAACGTTGCCTGAAGGACCTTTGGCGAATATTTTGACCGAAGCAATTATTCCAGGAATTGGAGGAATTGTCATTTTCGTTCCACAAATTGCCATTTTATTCTTGTTTATTTCTTTAATGGAAGAAACGGGCTATATGAGCCGTGTCGTTTATTTAATGGACCGATGGCTAAAACCTTTCGGTTTAAGTGGTAAATCCGTAGTCCCTTTAATTTCAGGTGTTGCTTGTGCCGTTCCTGCTGTCATGTCGGCTCGTAACATTGAGAATGCCAAAGAACGTATGTTAACCATTTTGGTGACTCCATTTATGACATGTGCCGCTCGTTTACCGATCTACATCGTCATTATTGCTTTAGTCATCCCAGATAAAGAATGGTATGGGTTCAATCTTCAAGGGTTAGCCTTATTTTTAATGTATGTTTTAGGAGTATTAGGTGCTTTAGGTAGTGCGATAATCTTGAATCTAATCATCAAAGCAAAACATAAAAGTTTACTGATTTTAGAATTACCCACTTATAAACTTCCGGATTGGAAGAATGTCGGTTTAAATGTTTGGGAAAAAACATTAGGGTTTTTATGGGGTGCAGGTAAAATTATTTTCTCCATCTCTATCATTTTATGGGTATTAGGAAATTTTGGACCTGGGGAACAATTTGATAAGGCCGAAGAAATTGTTACCGCTCATCATCCTCGAATGAATGAGGAAGATTTACAGAATGAAATCGCTTCTTATCAATTAGAACATTCATATTTAGGAAAAATTGGATCAGTTATTGAACCAGTTGTTGCTCCATTAGGATATGATTGGAAGATGGGAATCGGTTTAATTTCTTCATTTGCTGCACGTGAGGTCTTTGTTGGAACAATGTCTACCGTATACAGCTTAGGAGAAGTTGATATCGAAGAAGATGCACAAAAAGGAAAATTATTAGATCGTATGCGTGCTGAAATTAACCGTAATACGGGAGAAGTTGCCTATACATTTGCTTCAGGAATTTCCTTATTGTTATTCTATGCCTTCGCAATGCAATGTATGAGTACCATTGCGATTGTAAAACGTGAAACAGATTCTTGGAAATGGACTCTTATTCAAACAGGGTTTATGACAGGATTTGCATATTTCGTAGCATTTATTGCTTATCAATTTTTAAAATAA
- a CDS encoding FeoB-associated Cys-rich membrane protein, which translates to MDNIYIQYLFIAFLVGFAVWYLYGMLKNTFSKKEEGCGSNCGCSPKMDKTKK; encoded by the coding sequence ATGGATAATATCTATATCCAATACCTTTTCATTGCTTTCTTAGTTGGATTTGCTGTATGGTATTTATACGGTATGTTGAAAAATACATTTAGCAAGAAAGAAGAAGGTTGCGGATCCAATTGTGGATGTTCACCAAAAATGGATAAAACAAAAAAATAA
- a CDS encoding helix-turn-helix domain-containing protein: protein MLKQFDTNTKYLSEIIKSYKNKNFNHYLNELRINYLIDQLNTNDKVLNTKVSYLASDFGFSSHSSFSTLFTQYMGQSPSEYIKQLKDQKKQA from the coding sequence ATTTTAAAACAATTTGATACCAACACCAAATATTTAAGCGAAATTATCAAGAGCTATAAAAATAAAAACTTTAATCATTATTTGAACGAACTTCGTATCAATTATTTAATTGATCAATTGAATACCAACGATAAGGTCTTAAATACGAAAGTAAGTTACTTAGCCAGCGATTTTGGATTCAGTTCTCATAGCTCATTCTCTACACTGTTTACACAATATATGGGGCAATCGCCATCTGAATATATCAAACAGCTTAAAGATCAAAAAAAACAAGCGTAG
- the meaB gene encoding methylmalonyl Co-A mutase-associated GTPase MeaB: protein MPRKIDPIAIASAIKNGNRLALSRAITLAESTKLEHLELAQEIIHQFEPHQHSKRIAITGIPGVGKSTFIEALGLYLTQLGHKVAILAIDPSSHLSKGSILGDKTRMEELAKNDHAYIRPSATNGNLGGITSRTYEAILLCEAAGYDHILIETVGVGQSETLVNQISDLFIFLQLPGSGDDLQGIKRGIMEMADIIFVNKVDAFQEKLIKDAKVDLARSLQFLPPKKSNWKRKTILGSGLKEKGIIELWETVEKYFAQIQENNYYSENRTLQQSLQAETYILEMIERQTKEKLKCNPINKTSSNAYLMAKEWLKENQN, encoded by the coding sequence ATGCCAAGAAAAATTGATCCCATTGCGATTGCATCAGCGATAAAAAACGGCAATCGATTAGCCTTAAGCCGTGCCATCACATTGGCTGAAAGTACCAAATTAGAACATCTTGAACTCGCGCAAGAAATCATTCATCAATTTGAACCTCATCAACACTCCAAACGTATTGCCATTACGGGAATACCTGGTGTGGGAAAAAGTACATTTATCGAAGCGTTAGGACTGTATCTAACTCAGTTAGGACACAAAGTGGCTATACTAGCGATTGATCCAAGCAGTCACCTTTCAAAAGGAAGCATTTTAGGCGATAAGACCCGCATGGAAGAATTGGCCAAAAATGATCATGCCTATATCCGTCCCAGTGCAACCAATGGAAATCTTGGAGGAATTACATCTCGTACCTATGAGGCCATTTTACTTTGTGAAGCAGCAGGATACGATCATATTTTGATTGAAACCGTGGGAGTAGGACAATCGGAAACGCTCGTTAATCAAATATCTGATTTATTTATCTTTCTTCAATTACCAGGTTCAGGAGACGATCTGCAAGGCATCAAACGAGGAATTATGGAAATGGCAGATATTATTTTTGTCAATAAAGTCGATGCCTTCCAAGAGAAATTGATTAAAGATGCTAAAGTTGATTTAGCTCGTTCGTTGCAATTTTTACCCCCTAAAAAATCGAATTGGAAACGTAAAACGATTTTAGGCTCAGGACTAAAAGAGAAAGGAATTATTGAACTTTGGGAAACGGTAGAAAAATACTTCGCACAAATCCAAGAAAACAACTATTACAGCGAAAATAGAACGTTACAACAATCACTACAAGCTGAAACTTATATTTTGGAGATGATCGAGCGACAGACCAAAGAAAAATTAAAATGTAATCCTATCAATAAAACCAGTAGCAATGCTTATTTAATGGCAAAAGAATGGTTGAAAGAAAATCAGAATTAA